Proteins from one Mycobacterium adipatum genomic window:
- the mbtG gene encoding NADPH-dependent L-lysine N(6)-monooxygenase MbtG, which translates to MTKTLAVIGAGVKAIAVAAKAAELRAMGVPAPDVVAIERTAVGANWQPAGGWTDGQHRLGTGPEKDIGFPYQSALVPRRNAELDQRMMRHSWQSYLISTGQFSEWIDRGRPAPTHKRWSQYLGWVADNTGMTVRHGDVAEIGLQDHGDGVRWELGTREGAVHADALMVTGPGQAERSILPGNPRVLSIAQFWHRASQHELIAADRVAVVGGGETAGTMLDELFRHRVSTITVISPQVTLFTRGEGFFENALYSDPIHWAGLTLAEKRDAMNRTDRGVFSVRVQEALLADDRIRHLRGRVAHAVARDERIRLTLQTERGGERLETVHGFDLVIDGSGANAMWFVPLLRQDALDMLELGMGKALDADSIQESIGHDLSVNDVEPKLFLPGLAGLTQGPGFPNLSCLGRLSDRVLGSEFFTKTDAAARRVDEQQPVR; encoded by the coding sequence ATGACCAAGACACTCGCCGTCATCGGCGCCGGTGTGAAGGCGATCGCGGTGGCCGCCAAGGCCGCCGAGTTGCGCGCGATGGGCGTGCCGGCCCCCGATGTGGTGGCCATCGAACGCACCGCGGTGGGCGCCAACTGGCAGCCCGCCGGAGGCTGGACCGACGGGCAGCACCGGCTGGGCACGGGGCCGGAGAAGGACATCGGCTTCCCCTACCAGTCGGCGTTGGTGCCGCGGCGCAATGCCGAACTCGATCAGCGGATGATGCGGCACAGCTGGCAGTCCTATCTGATCTCGACCGGGCAGTTCTCCGAGTGGATCGACCGTGGACGTCCCGCCCCGACCCATAAGCGCTGGAGCCAGTACCTGGGGTGGGTGGCCGACAACACCGGGATGACGGTCCGCCATGGGGATGTCGCCGAGATCGGCCTGCAGGACCACGGGGACGGGGTGCGCTGGGAACTGGGCACCCGCGAGGGTGCCGTGCACGCCGACGCCCTGATGGTGACCGGGCCCGGGCAGGCCGAGCGGTCCATCCTGCCGGGCAACCCGCGGGTGCTCTCGATCGCCCAGTTCTGGCACCGTGCGTCCCAGCACGAGCTGATCGCCGCGGACCGGGTGGCCGTCGTCGGCGGTGGCGAGACGGCCGGCACCATGCTGGATGAGCTTTTCCGGCACCGGGTTTCGACCATCACGGTGATCTCACCGCAGGTGACGTTGTTCACCCGCGGCGAGGGATTCTTCGAGAACGCGCTGTACTCCGATCCCATCCACTGGGCCGGTCTCACGCTGGCCGAGAAGCGGGACGCCATGAACCGCACGGATCGTGGGGTGTTCTCGGTGCGCGTACAGGAGGCGTTGCTCGCCGATGACCGGATCCGGCATCTGCGCGGCCGGGTGGCGCACGCGGTGGCCCGCGACGAGCGCATCCGGTTGACCCTGCAGACCGAACGGGGCGGGGAACGGCTGGAGACGGTACACGGTTTCGACCTGGTCATCGACGGATCCGGTGCCAACGCAATGTGGTTCGTGCCGCTGCTGCGCCAGGACGCGCTCGACATGCTGGAGCTGGGCATGGGCAAGGCCCTCGACGCCGACAGCATCCAGGAGTCGATCGGCCATGACCTGTCGGTCAACGATGTCGAGCCCAAGCTGTTCCTGCCGGGCCTGGCCGGCCTCACCCAGGGACCCGGGTTCCCCAACCTGAGCTGCCTGGGCCGCTTGTCCGACCGGGTGCTGGGGTCGGAGTTTTTCACCAAGACCGATGCCGCTGCGAGGAGAGTCGATGAGCAACAACCCGTTCGATGA
- a CDS encoding non-ribosomal peptide synthetase yields MAGPPSPTVAGAQPADRPTITDVMALSPLQQGLYSLAGLTDREAGADPYFIAMAADIEGDLDPDLLRSCAETMLERHPNVRVSFFQGNLSRPVAVVPSTFELPWQHVVASADEAAALEAEARSRPFDLGKGPAIRFLLVQLPQLSWRLVVVAHHIVIDGWSLPVFVGELIGLYRAGGDLAALPPAPRPYRDYIGWLAGRDPEISRERWRAHLADLDGPTLLTPALGGEATAGLPTRTEVELDERATDALLEAARARGVTVSTLFQMAWAAILSAFTDRSDVVFGVTVSGRPDELSGVEAMVGLFINTVPLRIRLDPTERVGSLCRALQREAAELRDHGYLSHTELRAAGGIGELYDTLLVYENFPPGGLVGSSEFDLGSAVIRPAALESLAHFPVTIAAHPTHGRLTVLVETLDGALGLLDPQTLGQRVLAVVGRLLACWGRPMREVTVTLDAELTSTEIGESGSAVEGFHTAVSAVAAERPDEIALSWDPATASRFGAAGQLSYREFDAAADRVAAELQRRGVGAETPVPILLPRSPDYVVAMLGVLKAGGMIVPLDPGMPAERVREILGQTGAELVIDDALLSAAGAETGPGFRPARIRPEQGAYIIFTSGTTGKPKGVIGTHSALLAYGHAHVRDVLSPAQSRLGRTLNIAHAWSFTFDAAWQPLVALLGGHRVHIVGDDVQRDAEALVATIGRFGLDMIDTTPSMFTQLRAAGLLSTVPLAVLALGGENIDLAAWQGIRAECERTGVRAHNCYGPTETTVEAVVAAIADSARPCIGRATGSMTAQVLDSWLRAVPVGVAGELYLAGAQLTRGYLGRAGETAARFVADPATPGARMYRTGDIVRRLPDGTLQFLGRRDDQVKIRGFRVEPAEVAAALHRHPGVRQAHVAVRRHRSGPRLTAYVVTDTSTVELRRMLTGVLPKYLVPHHIIDVEAIPLTSHGKVDDAALAAFDTHRAGGADQSAAPSTETEIVLAEVLGELLDTTVVDVDADFLDLGLDSIVALSVVQAVRRRGVSLRARLMLECASIRELAAAIDADGDAEQPDADDTGPIPLLPAGHWLLAHGDPRRLASTEVIRLPGGATREQLAALLRAVIDGHAALRSRLDRAAMTLVDHPVCDPLTEARESGDLAAAVARHTDAAVQRLDPERGAMFAAVWLHHDSGAEILVLTAHVLAMDPASWQIVLGELESGWHALAAGRAPVAVREHTSLRQWARLLSERARTLDTCGYWERQLAGADPDIGTRRVCPDTDRAADVAVSMSFVGRTVTAQLLAAPIPVPEVLAAATARALTKWRQRRGQTTPATLLALETHGRADGVVSAGHTGRRIDTGDTVGLLSAIYPVRLESSDLAAVTTTLAAMPGDGIDYALLRYLRTDTAQRLGAYRGPQILLNYLGRMRQAPAGSALTLERDLLSQVSRVPEPDLAVRHEITLNAAIVDKDGAPVLGTQWRTLPDILSADDVATFQALWQDALREVIS; encoded by the coding sequence ATGGCCGGACCCCCCAGTCCCACCGTGGCCGGCGCCCAGCCCGCGGACAGACCCACCATCACCGATGTGATGGCACTGAGCCCGCTGCAGCAGGGGCTGTATTCGCTGGCCGGTCTCACCGACCGGGAAGCCGGAGCCGACCCGTATTTCATCGCGATGGCCGCGGATATCGAGGGTGACCTGGACCCCGACCTGCTGAGATCCTGCGCCGAGACGATGCTGGAACGCCACCCGAACGTGCGGGTCAGCTTCTTCCAGGGCAATCTGAGCCGGCCGGTCGCCGTGGTCCCGTCGACGTTCGAGTTGCCCTGGCAGCACGTCGTGGCGAGCGCGGATGAGGCCGCGGCGCTGGAGGCCGAGGCGCGCAGCAGGCCATTCGACCTCGGCAAGGGCCCGGCGATCCGGTTCCTGCTGGTGCAGCTGCCGCAACTCAGCTGGCGGCTGGTGGTGGTCGCGCACCACATCGTCATCGACGGCTGGTCGCTGCCGGTGTTCGTCGGCGAGCTCATCGGGCTGTACCGGGCCGGTGGCGATCTCGCCGCGCTGCCGCCCGCGCCGCGACCCTACCGTGACTACATCGGCTGGCTGGCCGGCCGGGACCCGGAAATCAGCAGGGAGCGCTGGCGCGCCCACCTCGCCGACCTGGACGGCCCGACGCTGCTGACCCCGGCCCTGGGCGGCGAGGCCACGGCAGGCCTGCCCACCCGCACCGAGGTGGAGCTCGACGAGCGGGCCACCGACGCCCTGCTGGAGGCCGCCCGGGCGCGCGGCGTCACCGTCAGCACCCTGTTTCAGATGGCTTGGGCGGCAATACTGTCCGCCTTCACCGATCGCTCCGATGTGGTGTTCGGGGTGACCGTCTCCGGTCGTCCCGACGAGCTGTCCGGGGTTGAGGCCATGGTGGGGCTGTTCATCAACACCGTGCCGCTGCGGATCCGGCTCGACCCCACCGAGCGGGTTGGGTCGCTGTGTCGTGCGCTGCAGCGCGAGGCGGCCGAACTGCGTGACCACGGCTACCTGAGCCACACCGAGTTACGCGCGGCGGGCGGCATCGGCGAGTTGTACGACACGCTGCTGGTGTACGAGAACTTCCCGCCCGGCGGACTCGTCGGCAGCAGCGAGTTCGATCTCGGCTCCGCGGTGATCCGCCCCGCCGCGCTGGAGAGCCTGGCGCATTTCCCGGTCACCATCGCCGCGCACCCGACGCACGGACGTCTCACCGTGCTGGTCGAAACCCTGGACGGCGCGCTGGGATTGCTCGATCCACAAACCCTCGGGCAGCGGGTGCTGGCCGTCGTGGGGCGCCTGCTGGCATGCTGGGGACGCCCGATGCGGGAGGTGACGGTCACCCTCGACGCCGAGCTCACCAGCACCGAGATCGGTGAATCCGGCAGTGCGGTGGAGGGTTTCCACACCGCGGTATCCGCCGTGGCGGCCGAGCGTCCGGACGAGATCGCGCTGAGCTGGGACCCGGCCACCGCGTCCAGGTTCGGTGCGGCAGGCCAACTGAGCTACCGTGAGTTCGACGCCGCCGCCGACCGGGTGGCCGCCGAACTGCAGCGCAGGGGTGTCGGCGCGGAGACCCCGGTGCCGATCCTGTTGCCGCGCAGTCCCGACTACGTGGTCGCCATGCTGGGCGTGCTGAAGGCCGGCGGCATGATCGTGCCGCTGGATCCGGGGATGCCCGCCGAACGGGTGCGCGAGATCCTCGGTCAGACCGGCGCCGAACTCGTCATCGATGACGCTCTGCTGTCCGCCGCGGGCGCCGAAACCGGGCCGGGTTTCCGGCCGGCCCGGATCCGGCCGGAGCAGGGCGCCTACATCATCTTCACCTCGGGAACGACCGGAAAACCCAAGGGTGTCATAGGAACGCACAGCGCGTTGCTGGCTTACGGGCATGCTCACGTGCGTGACGTGCTGAGTCCGGCACAGTCCCGGCTGGGCCGCACGCTGAACATCGCGCACGCCTGGTCGTTCACCTTCGACGCGGCGTGGCAGCCGCTCGTCGCGCTGCTCGGTGGCCACCGTGTACACATCGTCGGTGACGACGTGCAACGCGACGCCGAGGCGCTGGTCGCCACCATCGGGCGCTTCGGTCTGGACATGATCGACACCACACCGTCGATGTTCACCCAACTGCGGGCGGCCGGACTGCTGTCGACGGTGCCGCTGGCGGTTTTGGCGCTCGGCGGGGAGAACATCGATCTCGCGGCCTGGCAGGGGATCCGCGCCGAATGTGAGCGCACCGGTGTGCGGGCCCACAACTGCTACGGACCGACCGAGACCACCGTCGAGGCCGTCGTGGCCGCGATTGCCGACAGTGCCCGGCCCTGCATCGGCCGGGCGACCGGGTCGATGACCGCGCAGGTGCTGGACAGCTGGCTGCGCGCGGTGCCGGTCGGGGTGGCCGGTGAGCTGTACCTGGCGGGCGCCCAGCTGACCCGCGGTTACCTGGGGCGCGCGGGGGAGACCGCGGCCCGCTTCGTCGCCGATCCCGCCACCCCCGGCGCACGGATGTACCGCACCGGTGACATCGTGCGCCGCCTGCCGGACGGGACCCTGCAGTTCCTCGGCCGCAGAGACGACCAGGTCAAGATCCGCGGGTTCCGGGTGGAGCCCGCGGAGGTGGCGGCCGCTCTGCACCGCCATCCCGGTGTCCGGCAGGCGCATGTCGCGGTGCGCCGGCACCGCAGCGGTCCGCGGCTGACGGCCTATGTGGTCACCGATACCAGCACGGTCGAACTGCGCAGGATGCTGACCGGTGTGCTGCCGAAATATCTTGTTCCACATCACATCATCGACGTCGAGGCGATTCCGCTGACCTCGCACGGCAAGGTCGACGATGCCGCCCTGGCCGCGTTCGACACCCACCGCGCGGGCGGCGCAGACCAGTCTGCCGCACCCAGCACCGAGACCGAGATCGTGCTGGCCGAGGTGCTCGGCGAACTGCTGGACACCACCGTGGTCGACGTCGACGCCGACTTCCTCGACCTCGGTCTGGACAGCATCGTGGCGCTGTCGGTGGTGCAGGCGGTGCGCAGGCGCGGGGTGTCCCTGCGGGCCCGGCTGATGCTGGAATGCGCCAGTATCCGCGAACTCGCCGCGGCGATCGACGCCGATGGCGATGCCGAACAGCCCGATGCCGACGACACCGGCCCGATACCGCTGCTGCCCGCCGGGCACTGGCTGCTGGCCCACGGTGATCCGCGAAGGTTGGCCTCCACCGAGGTGATCCGGCTGCCCGGGGGCGCCACCCGCGAACAGCTGGCGGCACTACTGCGCGCGGTGATCGACGGACATGCGGCGCTGCGTAGCCGATTGGACCGTGCGGCAATGACACTGGTCGACCATCCGGTGTGCGATCCGCTCACCGAGGCGCGGGAGTCGGGCGACCTGGCGGCGGCCGTCGCCCGGCACACCGACGCCGCGGTGCAGCGTCTGGACCCCGAACGGGGCGCGATGTTCGCCGCCGTCTGGCTGCACCATGACAGCGGCGCCGAGATCCTGGTGCTGACCGCCCACGTGCTGGCGATGGATCCGGCGTCCTGGCAGATCGTGCTGGGGGAGCTCGAAAGTGGTTGGCACGCCCTGGCCGCGGGACGGGCGCCTGTTGCGGTGCGCGAGCACACCTCACTGCGGCAGTGGGCGCGCCTGCTGAGCGAGCGGGCCCGCACGCTCGACACCTGCGGGTATTGGGAACGTCAACTCGCCGGTGCCGATCCCGATATCGGCACCCGCCGGGTGTGCCCGGACACCGACCGCGCCGCGGATGTGGCGGTGTCGATGTCCTTCGTAGGGCGCACCGTCACCGCGCAGCTGCTGGCCGCGCCGATCCCGGTGCCCGAGGTGTTGGCCGCGGCCACCGCCCGGGCGCTGACCAAGTGGCGCCAAAGGCGCGGGCAGACCACGCCCGCAACGCTTTTGGCGCTAGAAACGCACGGGCGTGCCGACGGCGTGGTCTCGGCCGGGCACACAGGGCGTCGGATCGACACCGGCGACACGGTGGGGCTGCTCAGCGCGATCTACCCGGTGCGTCTGGAATCGTCGGATCTCGCTGCGGTGACCACCACGCTGGCCGCGATGCCGGGGGACGGTATCGACTACGCGCTGCTGCGCTACCTGCGTACCGATACCGCCCAGCGCCTCGGCGCCTACCGCGGCCCGCAGATCCTGCTGAACTACCTGGGCCGGATGCGGCAGGCGCCGGCCGGTTCGGCGTTGACGCTGGAGCGCGACCTGCTGTCCCAGGTCTCCCGGGTACCGGAGCCGGATCTGGCGGTGCGCCATGAGATCACGCTCAATGCGGCGATTGTGGACAAGGACGGCGCACCGGTGCTTGGCACGCAGTGGCGCACACTGCCCGACATTCTGTCCGCCGACGACGTCGCGACATTCCAGGCGCTGTGGCAGGACGCCCTACGAGAGGTGATTTCATGA
- a CDS encoding non-ribosomal peptide synthetase, giving the protein MTDTVSATVASSRLELMRRKLAERGLAQNAAAEGDERALSDGQRRMWFVQALDPTGVLLNISLSYRLTGALDAGRLHTALNAVARRHPVLRTTYAADENGEPRAVLHDDLTPGWALHDLSEMSERARGLRLEVLAQREFGRSFDLAADAPLRITLVRLAADEHVMLLVAHHIAWDDGSWRVFFADLTAAYGGADLGPAPRPPAPAPDTTDQDLAHWRAVLADPPEPLELPGPTGSAVPTGFRSQRSSLALAPETVAKVAVLARETGSTPYMVLLAAFGVLIYRYTHTDDFLVASPVLNRGTDDAIGYYGNTVAMRLRPQPTRGFRELVLDTRDTALGAFAHQRINLDRVVRELNPDRRHGAERMTRVSFGFREPDGGGFRPEGVQCRRGDLRGHVTQLPLGFMVEWDGTNAVVEAEHLTEIIDADLAARMLKSFAVLLDSALEHPQRPVARLDVLSVADAEWMRTVSCGERFDSPATTLAALVQEQAAKTPEVTAVVYEGRHYSYREINETANRLAHKLISQGIGTEDRVAVLMEKSPELVIAALGIVKAGAVYLPVDPSYPEDRLNYILADSAPSVVLRELGADLDGYPGADPTDADRVRPLLPENTAYLIYTSGSTGLPKGVPVPHRPIAEYFAWFGPEYQVSDQDRLLQVASQGFDVSIGEIFGMLAAGARLVIPKPDGLTDIGYLTDLLRTEGVTSMHFVPSLLGLFLSLPGVNEWRTLQRVPIGGEALPGEVADKFHATFDALLHNFYGPTETVLNCSRYKVEGKQGSRIVPIGTPKINTTMHLLDDHLQPVPVGVIGEIYIGGTHVAHGYHRRPGMTAERFVADPFNPGMRMYRSGDLARRNADGDIEFVGRADEQVKIRGFRIELGEVAAAISVDPSVGQSVVVVSDAPGLGKSLVAYVTAAGESGGVEIDRIRARVAAALPEYMIPAAYVVIDEIPITAHGKIDRKALPEPEIIVATAYREPGSDTEREVAELFGELLGRDTVGADDSFFELGGHSLLATKLVAAVRARCRVDIGVQDIFELGTVSGIAAHIDTVAAAGGRSDRPAMVAVAHDGPRQMSAAQLRQWFQFRIDGPNPVNNIPFAARLSGPNNPQAFVAAVTDVVHRHEILRTTYREIDGSPYQIIHPGAAVPVRRARGVGEEWLHAELTAERRHCFDLEHEWPIRAAVLSTTSDDAHGAPDQHVLSLVVHHIAADHWSAGVLFTDILTAYRARSAGQEPDFAPLPVQYADYAAWQAQLLGGQTESIAAQRDYWVEQLAGLPEDNGLRPDFPRPPVPDGEGAALPFTIDADTRARLAGLTRELGITEFMLLQAAVAVALHKAGEGTDIPIGTPVAGRTEPELDGLIGFFINIVVLRNRLDGNPTVREVLRRAREMALGAYAHQDLPFDRVVDAVSPVRTLSRNPLFGVVVHVREELPSDQVIDVSEDGETRFTALEPTFDVAHADLSLNFFAEMAADGSPAGYQGTVIYRTELYRPETAQRLVSWLGRVIAVFADNPDATLRDIAIADAAHTVTQWSHATSPRTGLPQTAGADRVFVLDDWLNPAAVGVTGEVYYAGGGVDAAARTATPATALRYPENPYRDSDDTAYLYRTGDRARWSAEGGLEYVASGDLQVQAALEALPGVAAAATRYWETRGGPVLGAYVVLTDPASPLDTAALPEPLAALPITVLDALTGPLPRPVITSAAPSEPARTETERALAAMLTDLLSAERFGRLDDFFTLGGDSILAVQLAARARDAGMPLTARMVFEHPVLAELAAAVDAKVTHADVSVDAHHEPMAASGLSSDELAALTAGWGTDN; this is encoded by the coding sequence GTGACTGACACCGTATCCGCAACCGTTGCGTCATCCCGCCTCGAATTGATGCGCCGCAAACTCGCCGAGCGCGGCCTGGCCCAGAACGCCGCCGCCGAGGGCGATGAGCGGGCACTGTCCGACGGCCAGCGCCGGATGTGGTTCGTGCAGGCGCTCGACCCGACCGGGGTGCTGCTGAACATCAGCCTGTCCTACCGGCTGACGGGCGCACTGGACGCCGGCCGGCTGCACACCGCGCTGAACGCGGTGGCACGCCGGCACCCGGTGCTGCGCACCACCTATGCCGCCGACGAGAACGGCGAACCGCGGGCCGTCCTGCACGACGACCTGACCCCGGGGTGGGCGCTGCACGACCTCTCGGAGATGTCCGAGCGGGCCCGCGGCCTGCGCCTGGAGGTACTGGCCCAGCGGGAGTTCGGCCGGAGCTTCGACCTGGCCGCCGACGCGCCGCTGCGGATCACGCTGGTGCGCTTGGCTGCCGACGAGCACGTGATGCTGCTCGTCGCCCACCACATCGCCTGGGACGACGGCAGCTGGCGGGTGTTCTTCGCCGATCTCACCGCGGCCTACGGTGGCGCCGACCTCGGCCCCGCGCCGCGGCCCCCGGCCCCGGCACCCGACACCACCGACCAGGATCTGGCGCACTGGCGCGCCGTGCTCGCCGATCCGCCCGAGCCGCTGGAGCTTCCGGGGCCGACCGGATCGGCGGTCCCGACCGGATTCCGCTCCCAGCGCAGCTCGCTGGCGCTGGCGCCCGAGACTGTCGCCAAGGTGGCCGTGCTGGCCCGCGAGACCGGGTCCACCCCGTACATGGTGTTGCTCGCCGCCTTCGGTGTGCTGATCTACCGCTACACCCACACCGATGACTTCCTGGTGGCCAGCCCGGTCCTCAACCGCGGCACCGACGACGCCATCGGCTACTACGGCAACACGGTGGCCATGCGGCTGCGTCCGCAGCCGACCCGAGGATTCCGTGAGCTGGTCCTCGACACCCGCGACACCGCCCTGGGCGCCTTCGCCCACCAGCGCATCAACCTGGATCGGGTGGTGCGGGAACTCAATCCAGACCGGCGTCACGGCGCCGAGCGGATGACGCGGGTGAGCTTCGGATTCCGTGAACCCGACGGCGGTGGCTTCCGCCCCGAGGGGGTGCAGTGCCGCCGCGGTGACCTGCGCGGGCACGTCACCCAGCTGCCGCTGGGCTTCATGGTCGAGTGGGACGGGACGAACGCGGTGGTGGAGGCCGAGCACCTCACCGAGATCATCGACGCGGACCTGGCTGCGCGCATGCTGAAATCCTTTGCGGTACTGCTGGACAGCGCGTTGGAGCACCCGCAGCGCCCGGTGGCACGGCTGGACGTCCTGTCCGTGGCGGACGCCGAGTGGATGCGCACGGTGTCGTGCGGTGAGCGGTTCGACAGCCCCGCGACCACCCTGGCCGCGTTGGTGCAGGAGCAGGCGGCCAAGACGCCCGAGGTGACCGCCGTGGTGTACGAGGGTCGCCACTACAGCTACCGTGAGATCAACGAGACAGCGAACCGGTTGGCGCACAAGCTGATCAGCCAGGGAATCGGGACCGAAGACCGCGTCGCGGTGCTGATGGAGAAATCGCCCGAGTTGGTCATCGCCGCCCTCGGCATCGTGAAGGCCGGTGCGGTGTACCTGCCGGTCGACCCGAGCTACCCCGAAGACCGGCTCAACTACATCCTCGCCGACTCCGCCCCCTCGGTCGTGCTGCGCGAACTGGGCGCCGACCTGGACGGCTATCCCGGGGCCGACCCCACCGACGCCGATCGGGTGCGTCCGCTGCTGCCGGAGAACACCGCTTACCTGATCTACACCTCCGGCTCGACCGGCCTGCCCAAGGGTGTGCCGGTGCCGCACCGGCCGATCGCCGAGTATTTCGCCTGGTTCGGTCCGGAATACCAGGTGTCCGATCAGGATCGCCTGCTCCAGGTGGCTTCCCAGGGCTTCGACGTGTCCATCGGTGAGATCTTCGGCATGCTCGCCGCCGGCGCCCGCCTGGTCATCCCGAAACCCGACGGCCTCACCGATATCGGCTACCTGACCGACCTGCTCCGCACCGAGGGCGTCACGTCGATGCATTTCGTCCCGTCGCTGCTGGGGCTGTTCCTGTCCTTGCCCGGGGTCAACGAATGGCGGACGCTGCAGCGTGTCCCGATCGGCGGCGAGGCGCTGCCCGGCGAGGTCGCCGACAAGTTCCATGCCACCTTCGACGCCCTGCTGCACAACTTCTACGGGCCCACCGAGACGGTGCTCAACTGCAGCCGCTACAAGGTCGAGGGCAAGCAGGGGTCGCGCATCGTGCCGATCGGCACCCCGAAGATCAACACCACCATGCACCTTCTCGACGACCACCTGCAGCCCGTCCCGGTCGGGGTGATCGGCGAGATCTACATCGGTGGAACACATGTCGCGCACGGCTACCATCGCCGACCGGGCATGACCGCCGAGCGTTTCGTCGCCGACCCGTTCAACCCGGGAATGCGGATGTACCGCTCCGGTGACCTCGCCCGGCGTAACGCCGACGGCGACATCGAATTCGTCGGCCGCGCCGATGAGCAGGTCAAGATCCGCGGCTTCCGGATCGAACTCGGTGAGGTGGCCGCCGCGATCTCGGTGGACCCGTCGGTGGGCCAGTCCGTCGTCGTGGTCAGCGACGCACCCGGGTTGGGTAAGAGCCTGGTCGCCTATGTCACGGCGGCCGGCGAATCCGGTGGCGTCGAGATCGACCGGATCCGGGCTCGCGTCGCCGCCGCCCTGCCCGAGTACATGATCCCCGCGGCCTATGTCGTGATCGACGAGATCCCGATCACCGCGCACGGCAAGATCGACCGAAAAGCGTTGCCGGAACCCGAAATCATCGTGGCCACCGCGTACCGCGAACCCGGCAGCGATACCGAGCGGGAGGTCGCCGAGCTGTTCGGCGAGTTGCTCGGCCGCGACACCGTGGGCGCCGATGACTCGTTCTTCGAACTCGGCGGACATTCGCTGTTGGCCACCAAGCTGGTCGCGGCGGTACGGGCACGCTGTCGGGTGGACATCGGGGTGCAGGATATCTTCGAGCTCGGCACCGTCAGCGGAATCGCCGCGCACATCGATACCGTCGCCGCGGCCGGCGGTCGCTCCGACCGGCCGGCCATGGTGGCCGTCGCGCACGACGGTCCGCGGCAGATGTCGGCGGCCCAACTGCGGCAATGGTTCCAGTTCCGTATCGACGGCCCCAACCCGGTCAACAACATTCCGTTCGCTGCGCGCCTGAGCGGACCGAACAACCCGCAGGCCTTCGTCGCGGCGGTCACCGATGTGGTGCACCGGCACGAGATCCTGCGCACCACCTACCGGGAGATCGACGGTTCGCCGTACCAGATCATCCACCCCGGCGCGGCGGTCCCGGTCCGGCGGGCGCGCGGCGTCGGCGAGGAGTGGCTGCACGCCGAGCTGACGGCCGAACGGCGGCACTGCTTCGACCTGGAGCACGAGTGGCCGATCAGGGCCGCGGTGCTCTCGACGACATCCGATGATGCCCACGGCGCGCCGGACCAGCATGTGCTGTCGCTGGTGGTGCATCACATCGCCGCCGACCACTGGTCGGCCGGTGTGCTGTTCACCGACATCCTGACCGCCTACCGGGCCCGCAGCGCCGGGCAGGAGCCGGACTTCGCGCCGCTGCCGGTGCAGTACGCCGATTACGCGGCGTGGCAGGCGCAGCTGCTCGGCGGCCAGACCGAGAGCATCGCCGCCCAGCGTGACTACTGGGTGGAACAGCTCGCGGGCCTGCCGGAGGACAACGGGCTGCGCCCGGACTTCCCGCGCCCGCCGGTGCCTGACGGCGAAGGCGCGGCGCTGCCGTTCACCATCGACGCCGACACCCGCGCACGGTTGGCGGGACTGACCCGCGAACTCGGTATCACCGAGTTCATGCTGCTGCAGGCCGCCGTCGCGGTCGCCCTGCACAAGGCCGGTGAGGGGACCGACATCCCGATCGGCACCCCGGTGGCCGGGCGCACCGAGCCCGAACTCGACGGCCTGATCGGCTTTTTCATCAATATCGTGGTGCTGCGTAACCGGCTGGACGGCAACCCGACCGTGCGTGAGGTGCTGCGCCGGGCCCGGGAGATGGCACTGGGCGCCTATGCGCATCAGGACCTGCCCTTCGACCGCGTCGTCGACGCGGTCAGTCCGGTGCGCACGCTGTCGCGCAACCCGCTGTTCGGCGTCGTGGTCCACGTGCGCGAGGAACTGCCGTCCGACCAGGTCATCGACGTCTCCGAGGACGGCGAAACCCGTTTCACCGCACTGGAACCGACGTTCGACGTGGCGCACGCCGATCTGTCGCTGAACTTCTTCGCCGAGATGGCCGCCGACGGTAGCCCGGCGGGATACCAGGGCACCGTCATCTACCGCACCGAGCTCTACCGCCCGGAGACCGCGCAGCGGTTGGTCAGCTGGCTGGGCCGGGTCATCGCGGTGTTCGCCGACAACCCGGACGCCACCCTGCGTGATATCGCCATCGCGGACGCCGCCCATACGGTGACGCAGTGGAGCCACGCCACCTCACCACGGACGGGCCTGCCGCAGACTGCCGGGGCCGATCGGGTGTTCGTTCTCGACGACTGGTTGAACCCGGCCGCCGTCGGGGTGACCGGTGAGGTCTACTACGCCGGTGGCGGTGTCGACGCCGCCGCCCGCACGGCCACGCCCGCAACCGCGCTCCGTTACCCGGAGAACCCGTACCGGGACTCCGATGACACCGCCTACCTGTACCGCACCGGTGATCGCGCCCGGTGGAGTGCCGAGGGTGGTCTGGAGTATGTGGCCAGCGGTGATCTGCAGGTGCAGGCCGCACTGGAGGCCCTACCCGGCGTGGCCGCGGCGGCGACCAGATACTGGGAGACCCGCGGCGGCCCGGTGCTGGGTGCGTACGTGGTGTTGACCGACCCGGCGTCCCCGCTCGACACCGCCGCGCTACCGGAACCGCTTGCGGCACTGCCGATCACTGTGCTGGATGCGTTGACCGGTCCGTTGCCGAGGCCGGTCATCACCAGTGCCGCGCCGAGTGAACCGGCCCGCACCGAGACCGAACGCGCATTGGCGGCCATGCTGACCGACCTGCTGTCGGCGGAGCGGTTCGGTCGCCTCGATGACTTCTTCACCCTCGGCGGGGACAGCATCCTGGCCGTGCAGCTGGCGGCGCGGGCCCGCGATGCCGGGATGCCGTTGACCGCTCGGATGGTGTTCGAGCATCCCGTGCTGGCCGAACTCGCCGCCGCCGTCGACGCGAAGGTGACCCACGCCGACGTGAGCGTCGATGCCCACCACGAGCCGATGGCGGCCTCCGGGCTGTCCTCCGACGAGCTGGCCGCGTTGACCGCGGGATGGGGCACCGACAACTGA